One Pirellulales bacterium genomic window, GTCGCCCGGTCATCTTCTGTTCAATGCCCAGCCCTTCGCCAGGCGAGAAGTGTTGCGCCTCCCGCCGTCGGAACTGCTTCCCGCCACAGGTGGACCGGTCGTGACGTCTCAAACGGCGAGCGATGCGACGCAGGTCGTCGTGGAACTGCCGCCGATGGGCTTTGCCTGGGTTCCGCAGGGAACGGCGCCGCCCGCCGCGCCGGCGGCGAAGCGCAAACCGAAGACTGCCGAAAAAGAAATGGCCATCCAGAACGATCTGGTCCAAGTCGTGGTCAGTCGCGAAACCGGCGGCATTCGCTCGGTCTACGACGCCAACCAGCGCGGCAACCTTCTGTCGCAGCAACTCGCCTTTCGGTTGCCGCCGCCCAAACCGAAGCCGGGCGATGTGTGGCGCGACCCCGACGCAGACGCCGGCTATTCGAGGATGGTCGCGCGCAGCGTGGAGATCACGGCAGCCGGGCCGGCTTACAACGAAGTCACGAGCAAGGGCGAGCTGGTCGACCCCGAAGGCAAACGGATCGCGGGCTTCACGCAATGCGTGGGGTTGTGTCGTGGCTCGCGGGTGGCGGTGCTGGAGATCGATCTCGACACCGACGTGCCGCCACGTGCCGATCCGTGGAACTCGTATTATGCGTGCCGTTTTGCCTGGGGCGATGAATCGGCCGAGCTTCGCCGCAGCGTGGGTCTGACTTCGCAGGCGACCGACGCCCGCAACTTGGAGGCGCCCTACTTCATCGACGTCCGCGCGGCGAAAACGCGGGCCACGGTCCTGACCGGCGGCTGGCCGTATCATCGCCGTGTGGGCAACCGCATGCTCGACAGCCTGCTCATCGTGCGCGGCGAGTCGCGGCGGCGGTTTCGGCTGGGGATCGGGGCCGGCCTGGCCCATCCGGCGCAGCACGCCTTGGCGCTCCTCGACCCTCCGCTGGCGCTGGAGCGAAACGCGCCGCCCAAATCCGCTTCGGGCTGGCTGTTTCACATCGACGCCAAGAACCTGGTCGCCACCCACTGGGACGCCGTGGTCGAGGGCGACCGCGTGGTTGGTTTTCGCGCGCGTCTGTGGGAAACCGAGGGTAAAGCCGGCCGCGTTCACCTGCGTTGCTTCCGGGCGCCAACCGCCGCGCGGCAAATCGACTTTGCCGGCGAAAGGCTCGTCGAACTGCCTGTTGAGGGCGATACCATCGTGATCGACTTCTCGCCCTTCGAATGGTTGGAAGTAGAAGGGCGGTGGTAGGACATCCCCGCGAAAAAACGCGCCAGGGGCGACGTCTTCGAATGGACGGAAGAATGCAACGAGCGATTCAGCCCGCCATGACTCGCACCTTGCCTTGCGCCCGCGGGCGTGGAGGAGAGACGGTAATTTGCACGTCGCAGCCCAGCGCGTTCAAAAAGCGGAACAGTCGGTCGGTCGAGAAACCGTCCAGCCGGCCATTCAGCAAGGCAGAAACCTTGGGTTGGTTGATTCCCAAAATCTTACCTGTGGCTGCTTGGGTCAAGCGGCGTTTTTGTACAATTCTCAGGATCCTCGCCGCTAATTCGGCTTTCGCCAAGTATTGTTCGGGATTTGGAATCCGTAGGTCGGCAAACACGTTGCCGCTACTCTCGTGGATCGCTGTACTTTCCTTGCTCATTCTTTGAATTCCTGCCGGTATTGCTCCGCGGCGAGTTTCAGCCGCCCCTTGATGATCGCGAGATGCGTCATGGGTGTGGCGGTCCCTTTCTTCGATTTTTTCTGAAACGCATGCAGAACATAGACAATCTTCGAGAACTTCACGGTATAAACGGCGCGATAGGTGTTTCCGTCATGGTCGACGACAACCTCCAGTACGCCTGCGCCGCCGAAGCCTTTGAGCGGCTTTGCCTTGACCGCCTTCATACCGATTTGCGCCAGGTAGAGAGCGTAACCCGCTTCTCGACGAGCCTCGCGCGGAAACGCATCGAGTTCTTCCTTCGATGTCCCCACCCAGCGCAACGGCTTCATGGGCGTCGCCGAAGTCGGATCGTCCATGTGATACTATCCCATTTGCGGGATGATGAGTCAAGCGATTGTTCTGTGCCGCTCATGTCCTCAAACCAGCGCCTCGGCGGCCAGCTCCAACGAATCATAGCCGCCGCATTCGCCGCTGGCGACAACGCGTTCCAGCGCGTCGATCATCTCGCGGTCGTGGCTGAACTGCTGATCGCGGCGCAGCTCCTCGATGGCTTGTGCCGGCGGCATGGCGCCGCGGCCGGGCTGGATCTCCGCGGTCATTTCGTCGTAGGCACGGGCGATCCAGATAATTCGCGTGCCCAGCGGAATGTCGCCGGACGATTGCGGGTCGTGGCCCACGTCGTCCTGGTGTACCAACAGCGGGCTGGCCCCGCTCAGCACCGAACCCAAGGAGTGAATCAGATCGATGCCTCGGAACGTGTACTGATCGAGCTTGGCGGGATCCGTCTCCAGCGTGCCCACGGCTTTGCGAAACACGCGCGTGGTCACTTCGACGTTGCCGATGTCGTACAGCAGAGCGGCGATCCGCACGTCGTCGACCAGCTTGAGCGGCAGCCGCATGGCCACGGCCACTTTCTGGCTCAGCTCGGCCACGCGGACCGAACGGGCTTTCAAGCGGTCATTGGCGCTTTGCAAATACCGCGACAGTACTTCGACCACGCCCACATAGGCCTCGTGCAGCTCGGCGGTCTTCGCCTTGCGTTCGTCGCTCAACGTGCCCACGAGAATGGACACCAGCCCCAGCACGGCGCCCCACACGGTGACCACCAGACCGATGGTCAAGGGCGAGTAGAAGCTGGCGAAGCCCGACAGGTTCGTCACGGTCACAATCGACGCCGACGTGACGCAAAACACCGCCAGAATGCCCGCCCGGTAGGTGCCCAGGAAAAACGCGCAGAGCACCACGGGCAGATAAAACAGGTTCAATACCACCAGCTTGTATCCATGCACCTGGTAGAACAAACACGTCAGGCCGATCACCACGATCAGCAACATGATTTCGAGCGTATGCTGTAGGCCACGATCTTGTTTTCGCCGCATGGCTGGTTTCCTTGAATAGCGAAGTGATGGTTACGGGACAGAGTCTAAATATCTGGTTCATACTTTATGCCGGCGCGGCGGCCAGCAAGCGCGGGCTGGACGGTTCGTTGTGCTCTTCGCCGGCCGGAGTCGCGACGCGCAGCGAAAGCCGCGCGGCCGCGGCGTATTGTTCGGCGATCGCGCGAAATTCTTCTTCGATTTCGAGAAACACTTCGACCAGCCGCGGATCGAACTGCTTGCCCGCCCCGTTGCGGATCATGTGTACGACCTTGTCGTGCGGGAACGGCTCTTTGTAAGGCCGGCGGCTGACCAGCGCGTCGTAGTTGTCGGCGATGGCCACGATTCGGGCAGCCAGCGGAATCGCCTCGCCTCCGATTCCGTTGGGGTATCCGTTGCCGTCCCAGCGTTCGTGATGGCACAGCGCGATCTCGCGGGCCATCTGCAAGAAGTTCGAGGCGCCGAGCCGGCGCTCGATCTCCGCCAGACACTCGCCGCCGATGGCGGCGTGCTTTTGCACCTCTTGGCGCTCGTCGGCGGTCAGGGGACCGGGCTTGTGCAAGATGGCATCGGCGATGCCCACTTTGCCGATGTCGTGCAGCACCGAGCTCGATTCGATCAGACGCACGAACCCCGGCGTAATCGCTTCGCGGTATTCAGGACGTCGCCGCAAAGCGGCGGACAGCCGTTGGCAGTAGAGGGCGATGCGCTCGACGTGCTCGCCCGTGTCGCTGTCGCGTGATTCGGCCAGTTTTGCCAAGCCGAAGATCACCGCGTCGCGCGTCCGCAGCAAGGCCTGCTCGCGGCGCACGGCGCGCTCTTCCGACTTCTGCAGCTCGTCGGTCAATTCGTCGCTGAGCCGTTTGCCGGCCATAAACGTGCAGATCGAGAGCAGGCCGCTCAGCCAGAGGAACGTCATGAGGCCGACCAGCGGCGCCGCCGAATGGAAATCGGCCGGAGACATGAGCACGTTTTCGGCTGCCCGGCAGACGATCAGCGTTCCGGCTTCTTTCGGCAGGCGATAGGCCAAGGCGAATTGCGGTCCTCGCGGCGTGGGGAACGTGCCTTGCACGCGATCGACGCGTGTCTCCGGCGCGGAAAAACTGTCCGTCGTCCAGGCCACGGCGTCGCCTGGGGCCAAAGCCGTCTCCCCGACCGCTGAGAATGCGCTGCGGACGCGCCAGTTCGGACCCACCATCAGCACCCCGTCGCCGGCAGCCAAGTGCGACTTCGCACACTGCTTTTGGACCGCGGCCAGCGCGGCATCGCTCGACAAATCGAGCGGGCGGCTGACGGCCAGCAAAGGTCCGGCCACCAGGGACAGCGCGTCGACCGCCCGGTCCTCGGCGGACCGGCCCGCGGCCAGGAGCAAAAAGTGGTCGTGCATCCAAAGCCCCAGGGCCACGCATGCCACCTGCGCGACGATTCCCACCCCGATATAGGTAATCAACCTGCGCATGTGCCCGATCTCGATCCAGAAGAAGGTCATCGTCTCATCCTGCCTGAGAACCGATGCTCCGCTGGTAAAAACATAGGCTATGGCGGCGCAAGCGCGGGCGGCGACCGGCTTCTGCCTAGGAAAGCCGACGGCGCCGGCTGCCGCGGATGCCAACGAGAGGGTTGGCGCCAAAAAACCGGCTCATGTCGCGCTGCGCGACCGTGCCGGAAGCGCCCATGCGCGTCACGGCGCAAAAACAAACGGGCGTTCCGGCACTGTCCAGCCGAAACGCCCGCTCAAAGCAGATTCCAGCCCTTGCCTGGGTACACGCTTAGCGTCCGCCCCGCATCGAGGGCACCACGCGCTTCTGCACGTCGGTTTCCAACACGCCGAACGCCTGCTCGTGGCGCTGCACGGTGAGTTGCAAGGCGTGCAACATGCGCTTGGCGGTGTAGAAGTTGGTGACGATCCTTTGGTTGACGACCACCGGCTCGGTGGGCACGCCGAACGGTTGCGGATTCAATCCGAAATCGATGATCAGCTCTTCAGGCGTGCCGGTGACCCGACAGAAGTTCGCGTACATCGCAATCATCTTCGAATCATCGACCTTCACGCCCTGCTGGGCCTGGGGCTGCTGGGCCTGGGGCTGCGCCCGGCCGGCGTCGCCGCCGGAAGCCCCTTCGGGGCCGCGTTCATCTTGCTTTTCAGTTGCACTCGACACGGAAGACTCCTTTGATTTTGCCATAATTCTGATTCTCCAAGGCCCGCCGCGTAGGAACTCTCGCGACGTCGGGGCTTGCTGTGGTTATACCACAATCGACCTGATCACAGTAGGCACCGACCAACGGGTGCGGTTCAGTCCTTCAGCTTCCCCGCAAAGCCCGCCGACTCGAACGCCCTGCCTCGTATCAGGTCGACGAACTTGACGGCCAACACGTCTTGAAAAGCCATGAGCACTTTTCGGGCCCCCATGTTGTCGGGCGTTTTTCGCTCCAGCAGCAGCATGCCGTCGTTCGACAGAAAACCGTCGAACGGCACCTGGTCGCCAAAGCTGGTCACGACAATGCCGCGGGTGGGCACGTCTTTGGGCCAGTTTTGGAAATACCGTTGCCAGGCCGAACCGCCGGCCGTCTCCGCCATCGTTGGTCCTCCCTCGATCAAAAACCAACCAAACGTAGCACGCAAAAAAGAGACGGGGCTGAGGAAAGATGCACACGAAGGTGCCGGTTGCACAGCCTGCGACGGGCCTTTCGGATGTGCCGGCTAATCGCTGTCGCCGCTGGCGGTCTGCGGCTCGGCCGGTGGCGATGGCTTGGCGGCCAGCTTGGCCGGCTTGCCTCGGCGTGCCGTGGAGCTGCGCGGGTCTTTGAAAACCTCCTGGCCCTTGAACACGCGGCGGTATTTGATCCGCTCGTCCGAATCGTAGGTGACGAGCACCTGCACTTCCGTTCCGTCGGCCCAAATCTCGGCCGGAATGCCGATGACTTCCCAAAGCCCGCCGGTTGCCACGTCGGCCGCCCCATGCACAAAGGCCCGGCCCATTTTGGCGCGCTTCGTATAGCCCTGCTTGAACGAAAAGACGTCTTCCACCGTGCCGTCGGGCTTGGGTTTGGTAAAGGTCGGTGCGCCGAGTTCGGCAATCACCTGCGCTCGCGGCGTCCCTTCGTGCAGCACGCCCAGGTTCTTTTTGTCTGGCTGGCGAGAGGCCTTCACGGCGGCACAACCGGAAATCCCCGCGACAAAAAACACGGCTGCCGCGCACGCAATCGCGCGCGGCAACAGCCGTCGTTTCAGCCCGAGAATATCGTCCATGGTCCACCGAAGCAGGGAAAGGCGGCGGAATATAGTCGCTACTACCTTGGTCGGTCAATGCGGAACCGATTCTGCAATGGGCCGGGGTGCATAAGGGGAATTGCGCGCGGAGCGGATTCGGTGGAAAATGTCAATCGGAGAGTTTGAAGGTTTTTTGTATGCTAGCCGCCGAGCTGGGCGGATTGGGAAGCCCAGAGAAGAAACGACCATGTTCAAGGATGAACAGAATGATCCGTACGAAGATCACAGCGAACACGAGTGGCAGACCTTTGTGAGCCTTGCCGAGCGACTGGAAATTCCGCTGCGCGAGCTGCTCCAGGAAGATGTCCGGTTCTCGGACATGGAGTTGGCTGGGCATAAGCTGGGAAGGGCGGTGGCACAAATCACCACCGAACGGCTGGCCTTCGCCCGTGCGGAGCGGATGACCGGGCCTCAACCCTGTCCGGTCTGCGGGCGGCAGTGCCCGCTGGTCCATGAAGAACGGGAATTGAAAACGATCGATGGGCCAGTCGAACTGGTGCGGTCCCATCAGTCCCATGATTTATGCGGCGATTTCAAGTGGAACGAGACGATTCTGGCCGGGAGTTTGTTCGGTGGCGGTCTGCCATGATA contains:
- a CDS encoding helix-turn-helix transcriptional regulator, coding for MSKESTAIHESSGNVFADLRIPNPEQYLAKAELAARILRIVQKRRLTQAATGKILGINQPKVSALLNGRLDGFSTDRLFRFLNALGCDVQITVSPPRPRAQGKVRVMAG
- a CDS encoding type II toxin-antitoxin system RelE/ParE family toxin, with amino-acid sequence MDDPTSATPMKPLRWVGTSKEELDAFPREARREAGYALYLAQIGMKAVKAKPLKGFGGAGVLEVVVDHDGNTYRAVYTVKFSKIVYVLHAFQKKSKKGTATPMTHLAIIKGRLKLAAEQYRQEFKE
- a CDS encoding HD domain-containing phosphohydrolase, coding for MRRKQDRGLQHTLEIMLLIVVIGLTCLFYQVHGYKLVVLNLFYLPVVLCAFFLGTYRAGILAVFCVTSASIVTVTNLSGFASFYSPLTIGLVVTVWGAVLGLVSILVGTLSDERKAKTAELHEAYVGVVEVLSRYLQSANDRLKARSVRVAELSQKVAVAMRLPLKLVDDVRIAALLYDIGNVEVTTRVFRKAVGTLETDPAKLDQYTFRGIDLIHSLGSVLSGASPLLVHQDDVGHDPQSSGDIPLGTRIIWIARAYDEMTAEIQPGRGAMPPAQAIEELRRDQQFSHDREMIDALERVVASGECGGYDSLELAAEALV
- a CDS encoding HD domain-containing phosphohydrolase yields the protein MTFFWIEIGHMRRLITYIGVGIVAQVACVALGLWMHDHFLLLAAGRSAEDRAVDALSLVAGPLLAVSRPLDLSSDAALAAVQKQCAKSHLAAGDGVLMVGPNWRVRSAFSAVGETALAPGDAVAWTTDSFSAPETRVDRVQGTFPTPRGPQFALAYRLPKEAGTLIVCRAAENVLMSPADFHSAAPLVGLMTFLWLSGLLSICTFMAGKRLSDELTDELQKSEERAVRREQALLRTRDAVIFGLAKLAESRDSDTGEHVERIALYCQRLSAALRRRPEYREAITPGFVRLIESSSVLHDIGKVGIADAILHKPGPLTADERQEVQKHAAIGGECLAEIERRLGASNFLQMAREIALCHHERWDGNGYPNGIGGEAIPLAARIVAIADNYDALVSRRPYKEPFPHDKVVHMIRNGAGKQFDPRLVEVFLEIEEEFRAIAEQYAAAARLSLRVATPAGEEHNEPSSPRLLAAAPA
- a CDS encoding DUF3467 domain-containing protein; this translates as MSSATEKQDERGPEGASGGDAGRAQPQAQQPQAQQGVKVDDSKMIAMYANFCRVTGTPEELIIDFGLNPQPFGVPTEPVVVNQRIVTNFYTAKRMLHALQLTVQRHEQAFGVLETDVQKRVVPSMRGGR